The window AAAAAGGTGAAAACTTTAATGATTCTTACTTATGACACGCTGTCTACGGTGCAACATACGGATTTTCTCTAGACATTCCAACAAGTATAATTTGAACATTATTGGAAAAATATCACCAAAAAGGAATATTTGATGGTAGACGTTTTTTTGGTAAAGAATTAGAAGAAAAATATAAATTAGTTAATGAACTAATGCAATATCTTAAGGAAATAGAAAAAGCTATTATTCTTTGAAAAAACTTTACTTTCAAAGGAGATTCCCGTACTATATCAGCATTTAAAATTGCCTCAAAAATTAATATCGAATCAGAAGATAGCTATAATTCCATTCAAGACTTTATTCAAGATTTAAATTTAAAAATTATTGGTACTACTAACTCTTTAAGTAACGAACAAATAAAAGGACTTTTCATAAAAGAAGTAGTTGATAAAGAAGAAGATGATGAAGAAATAAAAGAAGCTGATGCATTAAGTGAAAAATTACAAACAAATAATAATTTAAAAACTTTTTACCATATGAGATATCATTTTATTGAAGAAATTGAGAAAAACCCCAAAATTTTGTGTAATCCTATAAGCAATATTTCAATTAATGGTGCAAATAATTTTGACTATAAATTATCTGACATACATTATGACCATGATATGCCAATTAAACTTAGTACAGAATATAAAGAAATATTAAAAGACAACCCTAAATTTTATGATGAATCTTATGAAGAAACAGTTCAATTAATTGGAAATGGTAAATTACTTTGGTCACTATCAAATAAAACAAAATCAAATTTTGTTCCATATATAAAACATCTAACAGAAAAAAATAAAGATTTGTATTCTTTACGTAAATTCCAAAACATAAATGACTATATAGAAGAATATGATAAATGAGTAGAAGCTGTAGAAACAGAATCCTTAAAAATGTGTAAAACATTATACACATACTATAAAAATAAAAAATAATTATTACTAAATTAAACAAAACAAAAAGTAGACTAATTTACACATTGTCTATTTTTTAGTGTAAAAAGGCTTTTTATGAAAAATTTAATTTTAAAATAATTCTGAATAATATTTCATTTTAAAATTTTTGTTTTATGTAATAGTAGTACAAATATTATTTTTTGTATTTTTAAAATTTCCATTATTTTTAAATCACAAATAATATAAAATTAATTTACTATTGTTGTCTATACACTTAAACAATCTTATATCTTGAAATCTAAATATGGTAAACAATCTAAATAACATTTTAATTAATATTAATTTAATTTACTTTAAGTAATATTTTAATTTAAATTAAATTTTTATTTAAAAGTTATTTAACAATTCATTAATGAACATAAAATCAATAATTTTATCAAAAATCATTAGTTTTTTTGTTATTTTAATTTTGTTATGAAAATTTAAATATATAATTATAAATATATTATTTATGAAAATTTAAGGAGAAAATATGAATAAATATAATGGGACAGTTGATGCCGAATACGATTTAATTGTAATCGGAGCAGGTCCTGGTGGATATTTAGCTGCTGAAGAAGCTGGAAAACACGGATTAAAAAGCTTAATTATTGAAAAAGTATACTGAGGTGGTGTTTGTTTAAACGTTGGATGTATTCCTACTAAAGCTCTTTTACATGCAGCAGAAGAATTTCATAAACTTTCAACAGGAAGTTTAGAAGCATTAGGATTTAGTTATGATAAAACAACAGCAAAATTAGACTGAACTAAATTAAATGAACAAAAATCTAAAACTGTTAATAAATTAACAAGTGGTATAAAAATGTTAATGAAAGGATCAAAAGTTGATGTTGTTCAAGATACTGCAGAATTTTTAGATAGTCACACTGTAAAAGCAAATGATAAAGTATACAAAGGAAAATACATGATCTATGCTATGGGTGGACACTCAAGAAGATTAGATTTACCAGGATTTGAAGAAGCATATAAATTAGGTAAAGTAGTAACTTCAACAAGTTTAATTAATTATCCTACACAACCTGAAACATTAACAATTATTGGTGGAGGAGTTATCGGAGTTGAATTCGCACAAATATTTGCTAATGCAGGAACAAAAGTTACAATTCTACAAAACTTAGATCGTGTTGTTGCTCAATTAGATAAAGATGTAACAGATGAATTACAAAAACACTTAAAATCAAAAGGTGTAGAATTTATATTCAATACAACAATTAAAGCATTTGAAAATGATGAAGTTGTTTATGAAAAAGATGGACAAGAATTAAGAATTAAATCAGATGTTGTTTTAGCATCAGTTGGACGTGTTCCAAACACAGGATTTATTTCAGAAACAGGTGTTGAATTAGGTGCAAGAGGAGAAATTCTTGTAAATGATATGATGCATACAAATGTTGAAAATGTTTATGCAATTGGTGATATTACAGCTCAAAATATGTTAGCTCACGTTGCATATAAACATGCATTAGTTGCTGTATATGACATTTTAAGAAAAGAAAATAAAACTCAAAGAATGATTACATTTAATCCAAATACAGTTCCAGCATGTATTTATACAGATCCAGAAATTGCTAATGTAGGATTAACAGAAGCTAAAGCAAAAGAATTACAAATTCCACATATTGCTGCAAAATACCAATATGGATTTGTAGGAAAAGCTATTGCTGCACACAAAGACTACGGATTTTCAAAATTAATTATTCATCAAGAAAATGGAAAAATTTTAGGTGCTGAAATTATTGGAGCTAATTCAACAGATATGATAGCAGAAGTTGCTTTATTAATGGACAAAGAATTAACAGTGTTTGATTTAGTTGATACAATCCACCCACACCCAACATTTAACGAAATCATTTGAGAAACAGCTCGTCAAGCAGTTCATAAATTAGGGAAATAGATAAAAAATAGAAAGTTGCATAAGCAACTTTTTATTTTGCTAATTTTACTTACACAGCACTCAAAATAAACCCATAAAGCATAATTTTTATTAAGTTTTAAGTTTAGAATTAAGAAAATATTTTCTAAAATTATATAATTTTATTATGTTAGAACCTAATACAATTGTAGAAATCAAAAACTTAACTTTCAAATATACAACAAAACAAAAAAATAATGATTTAGAAATTTCCCATATCAAAATTCCTGAAAATAAAATTATTTCACTTTTAGGACCTTCAGGATCAGGAAAAACAACACTTTTAAATATTATTCTTGGTTTTTTAAAACCATCCCAAGGAGAAGTAATAATAAAAAATAATCCAGAAACTCACGAAATTGCTTATATTATGCAAGAAAACTCAGTATATGAAAGTGTAAATGTCTTTAATAATATTTTTTTAAGTGCAGTAAATAGTACAAAATGAGTAGTTGAAACGCGAATTAATTATTTTCATAATTTATATAACAATAGTCCAGAAAAAGTTACTCAAAAAGCTTGAAATTCTTTAGAAAATTATCAAAAATCAACTATTTTTGATTCTCAAAATCATAGATGAAAAAACATATTAAACTCAAAGTGAAAATATTTAGAATTAATTTTTAGTTTTATATTTAATACTACTATAAAAAATAAATTAAAAATTATTATTCAATCAAAACTCAAAAAACTTTTTAAAAATGAATTAAACTCTATTGCAAAAAAATTAGACATTGATGAATTATTAACTAAAAATGTAAATGATTTATCAGGAGGGCAAAAACAAAGAGTTGCTTTTGCAAAAGGAATTATTAAAAAAACTCAGCTGGTTTTAATGGATGAACCTTTTAGTGCATTAGATGCAAAAATTAAAGAATCAACTATACAATGGCTACTAAAAATTAAAAAAGAATTCAATTTAAGTATTATTTTAGTTACTCATGACCAAAGAGATGCAATAAATATAAGTGACCAAATTATCTTATTAAATAAAGGAAAAATACAACAATTTAGCACAAGCGATCAACTTTATTATGATCCTAATAATATCTTTGTTGCTAAATTTATAGGATCACCAGAAATTAATTTTATAAAAGAAGATGAAAACTTTTCTTATTACATTAGACATAATAAAATGCAAGTAACTTTAGATGAAAATGGAAAATATAGTGTTATTTTCAAAAAACATTTTGGTGATTTAATTTTATACACAATCAAAGTAAATGAGACTTTAAACTGAAATATCAT is drawn from Mycoplasma miroungirhinis and contains these coding sequences:
- the lpdA gene encoding dihydrolipoyl dehydrogenase, translating into MNKYNGTVDAEYDLIVIGAGPGGYLAAEEAGKHGLKSLIIEKVYWGGVCLNVGCIPTKALLHAAEEFHKLSTGSLEALGFSYDKTTAKLDWTKLNEQKSKTVNKLTSGIKMLMKGSKVDVVQDTAEFLDSHTVKANDKVYKGKYMIYAMGGHSRRLDLPGFEEAYKLGKVVTSTSLINYPTQPETLTIIGGGVIGVEFAQIFANAGTKVTILQNLDRVVAQLDKDVTDELQKHLKSKGVEFIFNTTIKAFENDEVVYEKDGQELRIKSDVVLASVGRVPNTGFISETGVELGARGEILVNDMMHTNVENVYAIGDITAQNMLAHVAYKHALVAVYDILRKENKTQRMITFNPNTVPACIYTDPEIANVGLTEAKAKELQIPHIAAKYQYGFVGKAIAAHKDYGFSKLIIHQENGKILGAEIIGANSTDMIAEVALLMDKELTVFDLVDTIHPHPTFNEIIWETARQAVHKLGK
- a CDS encoding ABC transporter ATP-binding protein — encoded protein: MLEPNTIVEIKNLTFKYTTKQKNNDLEISHIKIPENKIISLLGPSGSGKTTLLNIILGFLKPSQGEVIIKNNPETHEIAYIMQENSVYESVNVFNNIFLSAVNSTKWVVETRINYFHNLYNNSPEKVTQKAWNSLENYQKSTIFDSQNHRWKNILNSKWKYLELIFSFIFNTTIKNKLKIIIQSKLKKLFKNELNSIAKKLDIDELLTKNVNDLSGGQKQRVAFAKGIIKKTQLVLMDEPFSALDAKIKESTIQWLLKIKKEFNLSIILVTHDQRDAINISDQIILLNKGKIQQFSTSDQLYYDPNNIFVAKFIGSPEINFIKEDENFSYYIRHNKMQVTLDENGKYSVIFKKHFGDLILYTIKVNETLNWNIILQNADIDINKKINILYDEKDLIKFDKQGQRVYEK